Proteins from one Primulina huaijiensis isolate GDHJ02 chromosome 18, ASM1229523v2, whole genome shotgun sequence genomic window:
- the LOC140964250 gene encoding uncharacterized protein isoform X2, translated as MLMLSISSLLWEAVDKEWMDCLRREPVEHLVQIPSGVVQAFPGLNVASLNEVISQGMNRKKKHEIESLASVIGLIANSVGADTVVDVGSGQGYLSQVLCFENDLSVIAIDASSHHGSITDARAKRIKKYYAAKMRKFCPAQRGLTMPKTVTCQVLSPDMLKNISSLLKANDSEKSNILDKSIEEKSREGRVGNEIASLSYTNEKSSLILAGLHACGDLSVTMLRTFIECKEVKSVVSIGCCYNLLSEKGIHEANFQSGFPMSKGANSAGLLLGKSARDLACQSADRWKSLGETACLHNFELHAFRAAFQMVLLRYYPDIIIQSPAIGRQGKALRRQHHRRILESDAGSIRATDAFVGEGSSNLSYANEETDTVDRCSMFVKFCQSGLSRLGHSDFHDIAFSDLWKEAEQFSALIGPYWTLRAALGPVLETVLLLDRLLFLQEQGDLLEAVMLPIFNPVLSPRNVALIAKKL; from the exons GCTTTCCCAGGTCTGAATGTGGCATCACTAAATGAGGTCATATCTCAAGGCATGAATCGAAAGAAAAAGCATGAA ATAGAATCCCTAGCTTCTGTTATTGGCTTGATTGCTAATAGTGTTGGAGCCGACACAGTTGTGGACGTTGGATCTGGTCag GGGTATCTTTCTCAAGTTCTTTGTTTCGAAAATGATCTTTCTGTAATTGCCATTGATGCTTCCTCTCATCATGGAAGCATTACTGATGCACGTGCCAAGCGTATCAAGAAATATTATGCAGCTAAGATGCGGAAATTTTG TCCAGCGCAAAGAGGTTTGACCATGCCAAAAACAGTCACATGCCAAGTACTGTCTCCAGACATGTTGAAAAATATCAGCAGCTTATTAAAAGCAAATGATTCTGAAAAGTCTAATATATTGGACAAAAGTATTGAAGAAAAATCTCGGGAAGGAAGAGTTGGCAACGAAATTGCCTCTCTTTCATACACTAATGAGAAATCTTCTTTGATTCTGGCTGGACTCCATGCTTGTGGAGACCTTTCAGTGACAATGCTTAG GACTTTCATCGAATGCAAAGAGGTCAAATCAGTGGTTAGCATTGGTTGCTGTTATAACTTGTTATCTGAAAAAGGGATCCATGAGGCTAATTTTCAAAGTGGTTTTCCAATGAGTAAGGGTGCTAATTCTGCAGGTTTGCTTCTTGGGAAAAGTGCCCGTGACCTTGCTTGTCAG AGTGCAGATAGATGGAAAAGCCTGGGAGAAACTGCCTGCCTTCATAATTTTGAGCTTCATGCTTTTCGTGCTGCCTTTCAGATG GTACTTTTACGATACTACCCAGACATTATTATCCAAAGCCCTGCAATAGGGCGTCAAGGGAAAGCTTTGCGCCGCCAACATCATCGCAGGATCTTAGAGAGCGATGCTG GTTCAATCAGAGCTACTGATGCCTTCGTTGGTGAAGGTTCTTCAAACCTGAGTTATGCTAATGAAGAAACTGACACTGTTGATAGATGTTCAATGTTTGTGAAGTTTTGCCAATCTGGACTAAGTCGGCTTGGTCATAGCGATTTTCATGATATTGCCTTTTCTGACTTGTGGAAGGAAGCTGAACAATTTTCT GCACTTATTGGGCCTTACTGGACTCTTCGGGCTGCTCTGGGACCTGTTTTGGAAACTGTTCTGCTGCTTGATAGATTATTATTCCTCCAGGAGCAAGGCGACTTGCTTGAAGCAGTTATGCTGCCTATATTTAATCCTGTTTTATCTCCTAGAAATGTAGCTTTGATCGCGAAAAAACTGTGA
- the LOC140964250 gene encoding uncharacterized protein isoform X3 produces MNRKKKHEIESLASVIGLIANSVGADTVVDVGSGQGYLSQVLCFENDLSVIAIDASSHHGSITDARAKRIKKYYAAKMRKFCPAQRGLTMPKTVTCQVLSPDMLKNISSLLKANDSEKSNILDKSIEEKSREGRVGNEIASLSYTNEKSSLILAGLHACGDLSVTMLRTFIECKEVKSVVSIGCCYNLLSEKGIHEANFQSGFPMSKGANSAGLLLGKSARDLACQSADRWKSLGETACLHNFELHAFRAAFQMVLLRYYPDIIIQSPAIGRQGKALRRQHHRRILESDAGSIRATDAFVGEGSSNLSYANEETDTVDRCSMFVKFCQSGLSRLGHSDFHDIAFSDLWKEAEQFSALIGPYWTLRAALGPVLETVLLLDRLLFLQEQGDLLEAVMLPIFNPVLSPRNVALIAKKL; encoded by the exons ATGAATCGAAAGAAAAAGCATGAA ATAGAATCCCTAGCTTCTGTTATTGGCTTGATTGCTAATAGTGTTGGAGCCGACACAGTTGTGGACGTTGGATCTGGTCag GGGTATCTTTCTCAAGTTCTTTGTTTCGAAAATGATCTTTCTGTAATTGCCATTGATGCTTCCTCTCATCATGGAAGCATTACTGATGCACGTGCCAAGCGTATCAAGAAATATTATGCAGCTAAGATGCGGAAATTTTG TCCAGCGCAAAGAGGTTTGACCATGCCAAAAACAGTCACATGCCAAGTACTGTCTCCAGACATGTTGAAAAATATCAGCAGCTTATTAAAAGCAAATGATTCTGAAAAGTCTAATATATTGGACAAAAGTATTGAAGAAAAATCTCGGGAAGGAAGAGTTGGCAACGAAATTGCCTCTCTTTCATACACTAATGAGAAATCTTCTTTGATTCTGGCTGGACTCCATGCTTGTGGAGACCTTTCAGTGACAATGCTTAG GACTTTCATCGAATGCAAAGAGGTCAAATCAGTGGTTAGCATTGGTTGCTGTTATAACTTGTTATCTGAAAAAGGGATCCATGAGGCTAATTTTCAAAGTGGTTTTCCAATGAGTAAGGGTGCTAATTCTGCAGGTTTGCTTCTTGGGAAAAGTGCCCGTGACCTTGCTTGTCAG AGTGCAGATAGATGGAAAAGCCTGGGAGAAACTGCCTGCCTTCATAATTTTGAGCTTCATGCTTTTCGTGCTGCCTTTCAGATG GTACTTTTACGATACTACCCAGACATTATTATCCAAAGCCCTGCAATAGGGCGTCAAGGGAAAGCTTTGCGCCGCCAACATCATCGCAGGATCTTAGAGAGCGATGCTG GTTCAATCAGAGCTACTGATGCCTTCGTTGGTGAAGGTTCTTCAAACCTGAGTTATGCTAATGAAGAAACTGACACTGTTGATAGATGTTCAATGTTTGTGAAGTTTTGCCAATCTGGACTAAGTCGGCTTGGTCATAGCGATTTTCATGATATTGCCTTTTCTGACTTGTGGAAGGAAGCTGAACAATTTTCT GCACTTATTGGGCCTTACTGGACTCTTCGGGCTGCTCTGGGACCTGTTTTGGAAACTGTTCTGCTGCTTGATAGATTATTATTCCTCCAGGAGCAAGGCGACTTGCTTGAAGCAGTTATGCTGCCTATATTTAATCCTGTTTTATCTCCTAGAAATGTAGCTTTGATCGCGAAAAAACTGTGA